CGAGAAGATCGCGATGCTCACCGCCTACGACGCGACCTTCGCGCGGCTGCTCGACGAAAGCGGCGTCGACATCCTGCTGGTCGGCGACTCGCTCGGCATGGTCATCCAGGGCCAGCCGACGACCCTGCCGGTGACGCTCGAGGAGTCGATCTACCACACGCGGGCGGTCGCCCGCGGCGCGCGGCGCGCGCACATCGTCGGCGACATGCCGTTTCTGTCGTACCAGACGAGCATCCCCGAAGCGCTGCGCAACGCCGGCCGCATGATCAAGGAAGGCGGCGCGCACGCGGTCAAGCTCGAGGGCGGCGCACAACACGCGGAGCTGGTGTCGCGCCTCGTGCACATCGGCATCCCGGTGATGGGTCACATCGGGCTCACGCCGCAGTCGTACCACCAGCTCGGCGGCTTCAAGGTCCAGGGCCGCGGCGCGGGCCAGGCCGACCAGCTCGTCGCAGACGCGCACGCACTCGAAGACGCGGGCGCCTACGCGGTCGTACTCGAGGGCATTCCGCGCGAGGTCGCGGCGCGAATCACCGCCGAGCTGTCGATCCCGACCATCGGCATCGGCGCCGGCCCGGACTGCGACGGCCAGGTGCTCGTCATCTACGACCTGCTCGGCATGGACGACTCGTTCAAGCCGAAGTTCGTCCGCCGCTACGAGCACTTCGCCCTGCGCATCCGCACCGCGGTCGCCGCCTTCTGCGAGGACGTCCGCCAGGGCGCGTTCCCCAACGACCACGAGTCGTTCACGCTCGATCCGCA
The nucleotide sequence above comes from Deltaproteobacteria bacterium. Encoded proteins:
- the panB gene encoding 3-methyl-2-oxobutanoate hydroxymethyltransferase, whose product is MAKPVTIHTLRQKKQRGEKIAMLTAYDATFARLLDESGVDILLVGDSLGMVIQGQPTTLPVTLEESIYHTRAVARGARRAHIVGDMPFLSYQTSIPEALRNAGRMIKEGGAHAVKLEGGAQHAELVSRLVHIGIPVMGHIGLTPQSYHQLGGFKVQGRGAGQADQLVADAHALEDAGAYAVVLEGIPREVAARITAELSIPTIGIGAGPDCDGQVLVIYDLLGMDDSFKPKFVRRYEHFALRIRTAVAAFCEDVRQGAFPNDHESFTLDP